One window of Helicoverpa zea isolate HzStark_Cry1AcR chromosome 12, ilHelZeax1.1, whole genome shotgun sequence genomic DNA carries:
- the LOC124635341 gene encoding MFS-type transporter clz9-like, with product MPRNYKRTTDRQEWDPDSMKKAVQAVFDGTMGYLKASKTFEVPKSTLQDRVNRFRQNNDLDCSTRKGLGRFKPIFSISQEQSLVEHVLIMERRLFGLTYKDLRRLAYQFAESNSIDHCFNKDYKLAGEDWLAGFMKRHPELSLRAAEPTSVARAMGFNMVSVNRFFDLLEEVIDQHKFLPTNIYNVDETGLTTVPKRQSRIIALKGRKQVGLASSAERGQLTTAVLCVSASGNYVPPLLIFPRVRMKAELLDGAPPGTVSVCHPSGWIQSDIFVEWLNHFISSVKPKKEDPVLLLLDGHSTHTKNLPLIEKARDNGVVILSFPPHCTHRLQPLDVSIMGPLSAYYTQEVNSWLRNNPGRVVTQFQLARLFGAAYCKAATIQNAVSGFSKTGIFPTNRTVFGEADFAAAETTEIPSTTPSTSADPYVNPTPSTSFAPIVHSSIPSTSPLLIDPPPLSNNTPPVPTTLKNQNRVTMSPADIMPVPKISAVRKRATDHRRGKTAIITSSPYKNELMTISQTKTPKLNLNQPPKTKKPKPNIINDNICLYCLEEYGSSSSRLDEGWVRCRECEGWAHEGCTGYDSANLDNFVCMGCVASR from the coding sequence ATGCCGCGTAATTATAAAAGGACTACTGATAGACAAGAATGGGATCCGGATAGCATGAAAAAAGCCGTTCAAGCCGTATTTGATGGCACCATGGGTTACTTGAAAGCTTCCAAAACTTTTGAGGTACCGAAATCAACATTACAAGATCGAGTTAACCGATTTAGACAGAACAATGATTTGGACTGTTCCACACGCAAAGGCTTGGGACGATTTAAACCGATTTTTTCGATCTCACAAGAACAAAGTCTAGTTGAGCATGTCTTGATCATGGAAAGACGATTATTTGGTCTCACGTACAAAGATCTTCGACGCTTAGCGTATCAATTCGCAGAATCAAACAGTATTGACCATTGTTTCAATAAAGATTATAAACTAGCGGGAGAAGATTGGTTAGCTGGATTCATGAAGCGACACCCAGAATTATCACTGCGTGCTGCCGAGCCGACGTCCGTAGCAAGAGCGATGGGGTTTAACATGGTCAGTGTCAACAGATTTTTTGATTTGCTAGAGGAAGTTATAGATCAACATAAATTTTTGCCTACCAACATTTATAATGTGGATGAAACGGGCCTGACAACGGTACCGAAAAGACAAAGCAGAATAATTGCTTTAAAAGGAAGAAAACAGGTTGGTCTGGCTAGTTCCGCAGAAAGAGGACAGCTGACTACTGCTGTCCTTTGTGTGTCGGCTTCTGGAAATTATGTTCCTCCGCTGCTAATATTTCCACGAGTTCGGATGAAAGCTGAACTTCTAGATGGTGCGCCACCTGGGACAGTTTCGGTTTGCCATCCAAGTGGCTGGATACAAAgtgatatttttgttgaatGGTTGAATCACTTCATATCATCAGTAAAGCCCAAAAAAGAAGATCCTGTCCTGCTTTTACTCGATGGACACTCGACCCACACAAAAAATCTCCCACTCATTGAAAAAGCTAGGGACAATGGAGTTGTAATTTTAAGCTTCCCCCCTCATTGTACCCACAGACTTCAACCACTAGATGTGAGTATAATGGGTCCATTGAGCGCATATTACACCCAAGAAGTAAACTCGTGGCTACGGAATAATCCGGGTAGAGTAGTGACACAATTCCAGCTGGCAAGACTTTTTGGAGCAGCGTACTGTAAAGCAGCTACTATACAGAACGCCGTGTCTGGCTTTAGTAAAACAGGTATATTCCCGACGAACAGGACAGTATTTGGTGAAGCAGATTTTGCTGCGGCTGAGACAACGGAAATACCTTCCACAACACCATCAACTTCCGCTGATCCATATGTCAACCCGACACCATCAACTTCTTTTGCGCCAATCGTTCACTCATCGATACCATCAACATCTCCACTACTCATTGATCCGCCGCCATTAAGTAACAACACACCGCCAGTTCCTACTACGTTGAAGAATCAGAACCGTGTAACGATGTCTCCAGCGGATATAATGCCAGTTCCTAAAATAAGCGCGGTCCGAAAAAGAGCAACCGATCACCGAAGAGGAAAAACTGCTATTATTACTTCCTCCCCCTATAAAAATGAGCTGATGACCATCTCACAAACAAAAACTCCTAAGCTTAATTTGAATCAACCGCCTAAGACCAAAAAACCAAaaccaaatattataaatgataaCATTTGCTTGTATTGCCTCGAAGAATACGGTTCAAGTTCAAGCCGCTTGGATGAAGGTTGGGTCCGCTGTAGGGAGTGTGAAGGTTGGGCTCATGAAGGCTGTACAGGTTATGACTCAGcgaatttagataattttgtatgtatggGATGCGTTGCTTCCAGATAA